In one window of Opitutus sp. GAS368 DNA:
- a CDS encoding isochorismate synthase: protein MKTLPLNPTENQSPESLRAFLTQCGALAREAGRPQLVSISLAVDHLDPLAVLESIFEPSELHFYAERPAQGFAVAGAEAVLEFTATGPDRFTTARDHIARVLADTIAVGPLDEPFAGPHFFFANSFAHESPAGASFPALRLFVPRWQVARMGDSTVAVANLLITADAPVDLIAAKVWKAHAKFRAFDYRGAQRNDRPSAPKHAEEIGGEGSYQQGVAQALQEIARGAYQKVVLARARRLTTTEEFHPLGVLNHLRQHYPACYAFSIANGRGQSFIGASPERLVRVAGGRMHTEALAGSAPRGDSASEDAAFARALLLSEKDQREHRLVLESIARRVADLDLKLEHAGQPRVLGLANVQHLHLPISATLPAGVHILDLVARLHPTPAVGGTPREPAVAAIARLEPFARGLYAGPQGWVDHRGGGEFFVGIRSALVDGRSATVYAGAGIVAGSSPEKEFAETELKFKALIEALTNS, encoded by the coding sequence ATGAAAACCCTCCCGCTCAACCCGACCGAAAACCAGTCGCCCGAATCTTTGCGGGCGTTCCTGACGCAGTGTGGCGCGCTCGCCCGGGAGGCCGGCCGGCCGCAACTCGTCAGCATCAGCCTCGCCGTCGACCACCTCGACCCGCTGGCGGTGCTGGAATCCATCTTCGAGCCGTCGGAGCTGCACTTCTACGCCGAGCGTCCCGCGCAGGGTTTTGCGGTGGCCGGGGCGGAGGCGGTGCTGGAGTTCACGGCGACGGGACCGGACCGCTTCACGACTGCGCGCGACCACATCGCCCGGGTGCTGGCTGACACTATCGCCGTCGGCCCCCTCGACGAGCCGTTCGCCGGCCCGCATTTCTTCTTTGCCAACAGCTTCGCCCACGAGTCGCCGGCGGGCGCCTCCTTTCCGGCCCTGCGGCTGTTCGTGCCCCGCTGGCAGGTGGCTCGCATGGGCGACAGCACCGTGGCTGTCGCCAACCTGCTCATCACGGCCGACGCCCCGGTCGACCTGATCGCGGCGAAGGTCTGGAAGGCGCATGCCAAGTTCCGGGCCTTCGATTACCGTGGTGCCCAACGCAATGACCGGCCGTCCGCGCCCAAGCATGCCGAGGAGATCGGCGGGGAGGGCAGCTATCAGCAAGGGGTGGCGCAGGCCCTGCAGGAGATCGCGCGCGGAGCCTACCAGAAGGTCGTGTTGGCCCGGGCCCGGCGGCTCACGACCACCGAGGAATTTCATCCGCTGGGTGTGCTCAACCACCTGCGGCAGCACTATCCCGCCTGCTACGCCTTCTCGATCGCGAACGGCCGCGGCCAGAGCTTCATCGGCGCCAGTCCCGAGCGGCTGGTGCGCGTGGCCGGAGGGCGGATGCACACCGAGGCGCTCGCGGGCTCGGCCCCGCGCGGCGACTCGGCCAGCGAGGACGCCGCCTTTGCCCGGGCGCTGCTGCTGAGTGAAAAGGACCAGCGGGAGCACCGGCTGGTCCTCGAGTCGATCGCGCGGCGCGTGGCCGACTTGGACCTGAAGCTGGAGCATGCCGGCCAGCCGCGCGTGCTCGGTCTCGCCAACGTGCAGCACCTGCACCTGCCGATCAGCGCCACGCTGCCGGCGGGTGTGCACATCCTCGATCTGGTGGCCCGGTTGCATCCGACCCCGGCCGTGGGCGGCACGCCGCGGGAACCGGCGGTTGCGGCCATTGCACGGCTCGAGCCGTTTGCGCGCGGGCTTTACGCCGGACCGCAGGGTTGGGTGGACCACCGCGGCGGCGGCGAGTTCTTTGTCGGCATCAGGTCGGCGCTGGTGGACGGCCGGTCGGCGACGGTCTACGCCGGGGCCGGCATTGTGGCCGGATCGTCCCCGGAGAAGGAATTTGCCGAAACCGAGTTGAAGTTCAAAGCTCTCATCGAAGCCCTGACCAACAGCTGA